In the Armatimonadota bacterium genome, CGGAGCCGGGCCGCTACCTGGCCGACCAGCTCCTTGTCGGCGCCCGTGACCACCAGGCGGGTGGGCTGGGGGACGTCGACCTCCACGCCCGGCGGCGGCGTGAACTCCACCGGATGCGAAAACCCCACCTGGAGCGTCACGGCCCGCCCGTGCTTGGCGGCCCGGTAGCCCACCCCGACGATCTCCAGCTCGACGCGATAGCCCTCCACCACGCCCTTGACCATGTTGGCGATCAACGCGCGGGTGAGCCCGTGGAGCGCACGGTGCTGCCGGTGGTCGCTCGGGCGCGCCACCGTGACCTGCTGGTCCGCCACGGCC is a window encoding:
- the rplF gene encoding 50S ribosomal protein L6 codes for the protein MSRIGRLPIAVPQGVTVTVSGRTVAVTGPKGTLTRQVHPEMRVAVADQQVTVARPSDHRQHRALHGLTRALIANMVKGVVEGYRVELEIVGVGYRAAKHGRAVTLQVGFSHPVEFTPPPGVEVDVPQPTRLVVTGADKELVGQVAARLRAIRPPDPYKGKGIRYAGERLRLKPGKAGRAVGKA